The genome window AATGGCTATAGCATAACTAAAGAGGAAAAGAAAGTTAAAGAATCAATAGGTTTAGTTACGGTGAGTGAAAGGTTATTCTATTATAGACTAACTGCCCTAGAGAACTTAGTATTCTTCGCCAGTTTACAAAACTTATCCCTATCTGACGCTAGGAGAAGGGCAAAGGAGGTATTGGAAATTGTAGGATTGTCGGAATGGGAAAACATACCATATATGAAGTTTAGTACCGGAATGCAGAGAAAATTGGCATTAGCCAGAGCGCTAATAACAGATCCACCAGTTTTGCTATTAGATGAACCCACCTTAGGTTTAGATCCACTCTCAGCTAGAATGTTTAGAGATTTAGTTAGAAGAATTGGTAGAGATAAAACTATTCTCCTTACCTCGCATTACATGAAAGATATTGAGGAGTTAGCGGAGAAGATAATACTATTAAAGAAAGGTAAAGTAATAGCTGAAGGAAACAAAGAGAATTTAAAGAATTATTTAGGCAAAGTAATAGAAGTAGAAGTAAACGAGTATCCATTATCATTAGGCAAATACGTAGTGGAAACTTCAACACACTACTACATTTTGAGGATTCCAGAGAAGGAACTTGAAGAATTAAAGGATTATAGGGTGATTAAAGAGGAGGAGCCGTCATTAGAAGATGTGTATATATATTTGATAGGAGACGTTGAGGATTCTGCAAGGCTTGAAGCAGTAAGGAGAGGAGAATGGGGAGGAAGATGGGGATAAGCGGAAAACTCTACTCCTTCTTGTATTTAAGAGGATTTAAGGTATGGGTATCGTATAGGACCCAAACAATATTAACAGTATTAGGTTGGGTTCTTCCAGTTTTCACATATTACTTCACCGGGACTGCATTAGGAAATAGACTAGTGAGTGAAGTAGGAGTAAGTAATTATACGGCATTTTTTACCATAGGATTAGCTTTCCAGGGATATGTATCTTCAGTTATTTCTACTATAAGTCAAAGGTTGCGTAATGAACAACTATACGGAACAATTGAATACTATGTTATCTCAAGGACCGGAACGTTTGGGTTTTTGTTATATTCTGCACTCTGGGGTCTTACTCTAAATACAATAAACGCTGTTATTATTTTAGCCATAGGGTTTGCGTTAAACATACATTATAACGTTAATGTACTCAGTGCAATAGTAATTATAGTGTTGTTGATATTATCAACCTTAGGTATAGGTATGATAGCTGGAGCTGTCACAATGATAACAAAACAAGGTAATCCTATTTCATTCTTCTTTAATACCTTTACAAACCTAATTGGAGGTACAGTATTTCCAGTCACAGTACTTCCATTATTTGTTAGGTATATAAGTTACGGAATTCCTTTAACGTGGGCACTAGAGGGACTAAGAGAAGCATTCTTAAATGGAACTCCTATAACGGGCGTTGCCCAGTTTATTATAATATTAACCATATTTGATATAGTTCTATTACCATTAGGTATATTTTCATATAATTACGCATTCAAAAAAGCTAGAGAAAAAGGTACTTTAGCAGAATACTAATAGACAAGTGACGATTTAACACTATGGCAATATCTTAAAAAGTATAAGAAGAAAGATTACTCGTGAGTTAAAATGTTATACCGAGAGAGTATAGATTTAGATGAGTTTTTGACCCTTGAGGCTCTGGGTGCATACTAATCATTCTATTTTTGTCGCTATTGGCTTCGCTATTAACGGTTTTACTAGCAATGACACGAAATCCGATAACCATTCTATCTTTCTCCACTCTAGTACTATATAATACAATTATTGAGCAACTAGTCCTTATCCTAGTTAATTCATTTTTGATTGTATTACCCAAATCATCTCTACTAGTTGGTAATATGACGAGGACATCTCTTACATCTTTAGGCAATATAAGGTTAAAGAACTTCGTATAATCAGATATTATCCTTAAGCTATAGCTCTTAAGGTTGAAAATCTCCCTGCTTCTAGCCACAGTCATAATGAAATCTTCAAGGTTTCCAGTGCCGGCAGAATTAGTCAACATAACTACTACCTTTTATTAAATATATTAGCATTAGACTTTTTAAAGTTTATATGTATTTGGCACTTTTTATGCTCTATATAAAAATTATAGCGTAATACACTATCTAATTCTTGGGAAAAAGAGTTTTTATATCTTTTCACAAACATCGTACGCTTCTCTGATCAAATCCTCTGCTAGGCTCTTATCTATTTTAGTCGAATATCTATAATTCTCATGAATTACATGAACTTCCATATCAGTATTTTTCTCACCCTCAAGATCAAATGTTAAATATTGAACTGTAGAAAACTCTCTACCTTGATCCCTTCCTCCTTCTGGGATTCCTTGAATTAGCTTGTTTCCCACTTTTAGAAATATTGAATTATATATACCTCTTAGATTATCATAGACCCAATCCAGGTCCTTAAAGTCATAGGAATGGATATAAAGAGAGGCTTTTATCTTACCATCGCATGGAAGTAATGTTGAGTAAATCCTTATCTCTTCAAGTATATCTTCTTTTTTCTCCTTTTTATCTAGATATACCATTTCTTGAATCTGTTGAAGCACTGTATCTCTATTTTCAAATAATAACGTCAACCTATCTCCTAACTCTATTCTTCTTTTGTTCTTTATCTCAATAATTCTCCTTATTCTATCCATTCTTACTTTTTCATATGTCTCCCAAGGTAGGATATCTTGTAAAGTTATTTTAACCATTTTTCATCGCCTCCTTTAACAATTGAATTGGATGTAAGGGTCTTCTTCCCGAAGACTTTTCTATTTGAAGCCCAGCTAAGGGGCATTCAGTTGAAAAAAGATCAGCTTTACTTTGTTTGAAAGCTTCCATCATTTTACTTCCTACTCTTTTAGCAGTATCATAATTTCTTAATCCCCATCCACCATCTATACCAGAACAACCGTTATTGGAAATGTCGACTTTCGCTCCCATAGACCTCAATAGCCTAACCCCAGGTAATCCTAACTGTAAGAACTTAAGGTGACATGGAGGATGATAATACACATTCTTCTCAATCTTACCCTTTAGTTCTATCTTGCCCTCATTCTTCAATTTTAAGAGATACTCCATTGCGTCATAAACCTTAGGTACTTCCTTGTCCAGAATCTTCTTATATTCCCTAATCATTAACGTACAAGTTGGTATGGGTGAAACTATGTCATAACCTTTCCTTACCAAATCCTCTATCATCTTAGTATTATACTCGGCGTTTTTCTTAAGCCTGTCAACATCCCCAGAATCCAGCATTGGAGCCCCACAGCAAACAAAATTAGGAACAATTACTTCTATACCCAATTCGTTATATACCTCTATTAAATCCTCTCCGATTTCTGGAAAGAAATTCTCTACTAAGCAAGTGGGGAATAGTGCAACCTTTGCTTTTGGATTATCAATAGGTTTCGGCTTAACTCTTTCCCTTAAGCCTTTCTCCGCAACGGGTAGTGTTGGAGCTTCTTTATGAATCCCTAATAACTCCTTGTTCTTCTCCATAATTACCTTGGCTAAGGGTCTAGCAAACTTCACACCATCTAACATTTCAAATATAAAGTCCCTTACAGTTAGTCCTCTCTTTTTCTTATAATATAGCCACGCCCATTCCATAAGACTAGGAAAGTCCATGTTAAACTCATGAGGAGGAACATAGGGACAATTAACGTAGCACATCTTACAGTGGAAACACTTAGATGCCACATCAAATAAGTCATCTAAGGTTAAGTTCTTGGGACCTTTTTTATCAGTATAAGTAAACATAAGAGGAAATGAGTCACAATAATTGAAACATAACCTACAACCGTGACAAACACTCGCTTGTCTTATAAATTCTGATAATAATTTATTTGAATCAAAAAAAATAGGATTACTTGGATTTAAAGTATACATTACTTGCCTCCCTTTAGCTGGTTAAGGACAGCTGTGAATTTCTCCGCATGACTCTTTTCTGCTCTTGCCAAGGTTTCAAACCACTCAGCAATTTCATTGAATCCTTCTTCTCTAGCTACCTTAGCATACCCTGGATACATTTGAGTCCATTCGTAAGTCTCTCCTGCTACCGCTGATTCTAACATTTGCTCTAATGTTCCAATAGGTTTGTCAGTAGCTGGATCACCAATTCCTCCTTGTCTTATGAAATCTAAGTGTCCAAACGCATGGGCAGTTTCACCTTCCGCTATGCTTCTCAATAACCCAGCAATTTCGGGATATCCCTCCTCGTCAGCTCTCTTAGCGAAATATAGATATCTTCTATTTGCCATTGCTTCTCCACAGAATGCCTGCCTTAGGTTCTCGGCAGTTTTAGTTCCTTTTAACTCTTTCATCTTCTCACGCTATACTACTTTATTACTGCTAGTTTTTAAAAGTTTCTATCATTATTACCTACAAGTATATTTTAAAAAAGAGTCATTCTAACCTATAGGAGAAAGTAGATTTAGAAAGTGCTAGAAATATTACTCCTATTATTAATAGGAGTGTTGGTATATAAATGCGGGGTTCTGGTGCCATAAAATTAAATATAGGGGTAAAAAGTGAATAATAGAATAGTAATATTGAAAGAACAACTAATACTGCTCCAGTTATTATGAAGGCTTTAGTATAGGTATAATATGTGAATAAATCTTGCCAATCAGCTTTCTCGTTATCTATAATTATAGCTAAACCCCTCATAAAGGTTAAAGACTTATCATTGCCGAACATTGCGAAACCATTTATCTTGTTAAAACCTAGTTCTTTTGCTTCTTCATTTCCCTTTTTCAAATTAAATTTTATTACATCAACTAATTTAGATGGATCCTCGATATTTGAACTTTCCTCAATTTTACCTTCTTCATTGATTTTTACATGTCCAATATATCCTTTCAATTTCTTTATATTAGCCATTTCTTATGACCTCACCTTTTAAGATAGCCTTTATTAATAAGTCCCAATTAGTTTTCTTGGCATTAGTTATTACTAAGTAATCATCTAAAAATACAACTCCCATGTCATCTAATATCATAGCAAACCCTCTAAATGGTTCAAGAAATTTTAACTCTCTAGCTTCGTTTGCTCCAATTTTCATATTCTCCATTAAAATCTCACTTAATTTATCAAGATCAATCAAGATATCCTCACCTTGTATTTTAGTGAGTTTACCTTCATGAAATCTAAATATTGCAATTACACCGGGTATTTTATCCATCATTTCCATTCACTCATTATATAAATATGGTATTTTACATAAATAAGCTTTACCTTCAAAATAATAACTTATTACACTAAATCTAAAAGATAGTTATTAATTATATTTCTAAAAAATAATTAATAAAAAAGTTATCATCTTTTACTCATGATTGCCTTTAAAATTTCCTCTGGAGTTGTTGGAGTTTTAGTGAATCTAGCACCAACAGCATCTTCTAAAGCCCTAATTATCACTGCCGGACCTACTATTAATGCAGCCTCGCCAACACCTTTACTACCAGTTGGATAATTGGATGGATGGTACTGATCAGCAAATATCGAGGTAAACTTAGGCGCTTCAACAGCTGTAGGAACATAATAGTCAGCATAAGTTACAATTAATTGGCCATTCTCGTTAAGTAATGCTTGTTCATATAACGCTTGCCCAACAGCTTGAACACCTCCACCATGAATTTGTGCTTCCGCTAATGCCGGATTTACAACCTTTCCAATATCGTCATATGCCCTATATTCTAAAACTCTGGCAATTCCAGTATCATCCACTTCCACTGTCGCAATATGGACTCCATATGGGAAAGTTACGTCGTTCTCATACATTATCTTCTCCACTAATCCGGGGTCATGACTTCTATAAGCTATGCTAGCAACGTCATCCCAACTCATCTTCTTACTTGGATCACTCTTTAACTTAAACTCTCCTTTCTCATACTGAACTTCTTGAACATCGACATTCCAAGTAGATGCGGCAATTCTCTTCATCTTATCCAAGATCTTTTCCGCAACTTTGATTGCAGCAGAGCCTCCTATTGTTACAGATCTTGAACCGTAAGTTCCCATGCTAGCTGCCACGGTATCAGTGTCTCCCCAAATAACCCTAACCCTGCTTATATCTATTTGTAACGCATCCGCTACTATTTGAGCTATGGCAGTTTCTGTCCCTTGACCATGTGGTGTTGTACCAGTTATTACTAATACATCTCCCCTCTCATCTACTCTAATTTCAGCGTATTCCCACGGACCAAAACTGCATATCTCCAGATAATACGCTAACCCTACTCCAACCCTATGACCTTTCTTTCTCTCCTCTTCAGCCCACTTCTTAAGTTCGTAATAACCTAGCCTCTTCACGCCTTCTCTTAATAATCCCACATAGTCTCCACTATCATACCTTAAACCAAATGGATTAGTATATGGTAATTCGGTAATTAGATTCTTTTCTCTGATACTTACGTCGTCTAATCCTAACTCATCAGCTACAGTACTCATTATCCTCTCAATAATATATGTTGCTTCTGGTCTACTAGCTCCTCTATACATAGTAATTGGGGGAGTATTAGTATAAACTGCAACGCTTTCAATATCCAGGTTACGTATCTTATAGGGACCGGGTATCATCATAGGTATTATTAATGGTTGGATACCAGCGGTTACTGTTATATAAGCTCCTAGATCTAGTAACAATTTACCCCTAATACCTAGGATAGTTCCATCTCTTTTAGCTGCAACCTCACCGGTGAAAATATTATGCCTAGCTTCACTTGCTAACATCTCTTCACTTCTGGTAGCTGTCCATCTCACTGGTCTTCCTAAAATAATTGATGATGCTACAACTGCCAGTTCTTCTGGCATTAGATGAACCTTAGCTCCAAAGGCACCTCCAACGTCTGGCATACTGACTCTTATCTTACTTTCAGGTATACCAAATATTCTAGAAAATTCCAAACGCATATAGTGAGGTACTTGCGTAGAATACCATACTGATAGCGTACCTCCTTCATATCTTGATACTATTCCCCTAGGTTCCATGGGATTAGGAATTAATCTTTCATTTATGGCTTCAACCCTAATTACCTTATCAGCTTCACTAAATGCCTTATCAACCTCTCCTGCCTTAAATGGAATCTTAAAGGATATATTAGTCTTTAACTCCTCATGGATTATAACTTGATCTTTCTCAGCATCTTCCATTTTAGTTACTGGTTTCAAAGGCTCATAATCCACTACTACCTTATCTATAGCATCTCTAACGCTATACTTATCTTGGCCAAGAACAATTGCTACCGGTTCGCCTACATATTTAACCTTATTATCTGGAAACGCCTTCCTCTCACTATATCTAAATGATCTTATATCTATATACGTTGGCCAAGGTCTAATTCCACCTTTTAATAAGGGGTTGATTTCCTTTGCAGTAAATACTGCAACTATACCATTGACCTTCAATGCATCGCTAACGTCAATTCTCTTAATGATCGCATGAGGATAAGTACTTCTAACAAAACCTGCATATAGGGCTGGTATCCTTATATCATCAACATATGTACTTTTGCCTGTTACGAATTTGTCATCATATAATCTTTTTACTGGTTTACCCACGTAACTCATGCTCTCAACCTCCTCGAGGCATCTAAAACTGCCTTAACTATGTTTTGATACCCAGTACACCTACATATGTTACCATGAAGTCCATCTCTAACCTCCTCCTCAGAAGGATTTGGATTTTCTTTTAGCAAGAAATACGTTTGCATTATCATTCCCGGCGTACAGAAACCACACTGAAGTGCAAAATTCTCCTTAAACGCCTCTTGAATTGGATGAAGCTTAGAATCTACTGAGAGACCCTCAATTGTAGTTATTTCTGCACCATCAGCTTGCACCGCAAACAACGTACAAGATTTTACTGATTTGCCATTCAATAAAACTGTACATGCGCCACAAGTAGTAGTATCGCAACCGATTTTTGTCCCCGTTAAACCTAATTCTTCTCTTAAAAAGTCAACTAATAGCATCCTTGGACTTACATATCTCTCATACAATACTCCGTTTACCTTAACTTTTATTTTAACTTTCTCTCCTTGATTAACTATTAACATTTAACCAGACACCTCCTTTAAGGCTTTTCTAGTTATAACCTTCACAACTTCCTTCCTATACCAAGAACTCCCCCTAGTATCAGAAGGGGGATTTATTTGACTCGAAACCTTATTTACAATTTCCTCTATTAAGTCATTATTTAACCTTTTACCTATTGCATTTTTCTCAACTTCTAGCGCTCTAAATGGCTTCTCCCCAACTCCACCATAGGCTAATCTAATATCTTCCACCTCATTTTGCCTTAATTTTATTGCTAATGCTAAGGATACAAGTGCAAGGTCTCCAGCTCTTCTCACAACTTTTCTATAAGTTGTTTGATATCCCTCCAAGTTAGGTAAAACAATCTCAGAGATAATTTCGCCTTTCCTTAAGTCTGTGGTGAATGCGCCTTTAAAGAAATCTAAAGCATTAACTGATCTATTGCCAGATGCTGAGGATAGAACAATTTCGGCATTTAACGCAGTAAGTACAGTGGGGATATCAGCTGATGGATCAGCGTTTGCAGCGCTACCACCAATAGTACCTAAGTTTCTAACTTGCATATCTCCTACTACTTTAACTGCTTGATGAAGCAATGGTACGTTTACCCTTACTAGATCGTTCTTTAGTATTTCATTATATCGAGTTAGAGCACCGATTTTAGTCGAGTTATAGGAACTTCTTACATAACTTAATGAAGTTATAGGATTTAGGTCAACTATATAATTGGGCGATATCACACGAAGTTTAAGCATAGGAATTAAACTTTGTCCTCCTGCAAGGGGCCTCGCATCATCGTGGGAATCTAGGAATTTCGTAGCCTCCTCAATACTACTAACCCTAACATATGTAAAATCTGGTGGATACACATGTTATATTATGCTATTAGCTATTTATTTTATCATGTAAAAAATATTTAGGTAGGAATATTGAGTAATAAAATGTTTCTTGTTTTTCTACGTCTGAGTCATAAGGAGAGTTCCAACATAAGAACTGATAATTAAACATTTTACATTAACATAGATAAAAAGGAGAAATATAATAAGTAAGAAATATTTCCATCCAGAAATGTTTCATTTTATTTTGAACTGCTTTAACACATTATTTCTATGAATATACTTCGTAATAGTTGGTGGGACTATAACACTACCGTTTCCTTTCCCTATAACCTTACCTATGATATGAGGTTCTTGTGACTTTCTCTTTAATTCATCGAAAATTTCATCAATAACTTTCTTATGAGCAAAAATAACTATGGCTCCATTTGTACCTGCAGTAGAATTCGGTATGATGAAATTCTCAGTGGCGAATTCATGTATATCCGGATCTATTACTGGAATATCAAACAACTCCACATCTACTTGTGCCTTTTCAGCAAATTCCTTTATTACAAATAATCCCGGACCAGTAACATCAGTAGTCATTGCGATATGAGAGTTTTCGTCAAATGAGCCTCCAAATGGTGGTAGATGATCATATATTATCTTCGCTACATCAGTATTAGGTTTCCTCATGTAAGTTAGGGCTTTTCTCTTAGCCTCTTCTACTCTCTGTATGGTAATCCCCCTAGCTTCCATATCTTCTATTAACTCAGGAACAGTTAACATCCACATAAAGACGTTTATTGGAGTTAATTCACCAACTGGTCTAGTCACTAAGATCTCCATATTCTCATTAACCCTATTGTAATATGTGGGCAATTCATGATCGGATTTACCTATTACAGTAGCTCCTATCATCAGCGTCTTAGAATTAGGTTGAATATCGCTTAGTAATTCAATTGAATATTGCCTAGAGTAATTTTCAGCATTTCTTAGTAATTGTTCCTTTAGGTCCTCCGTTGGAGCATCAACCACAGGGATCATTCTTAAATCTTGGAAAACACCTTTAGTGAAAAGGTCATTTAGAGAGTTGGAAATAGCAACATCAACCTGCATCTGAGATCCTGGATCATCCAACGGATCTACTATTTGAATAGTATCGTTATTTGCAACTGTGTACGATTTTTCCTTTTCACCATCTAGCCTAAATAGATCTAATACTGCTACTTCACCTTTGGGATTCGATGTAACTATTGAATGTCCTTTACCTATCGTAAGCTTTCTATTTGTCTTTATCGAAGTGTAAACATTCAGTAGGAACTCAGCGAATTTATCTGGACTACCCGCGGTCTCTTGATTCACTTGAATAAGACTAATAGCTCTATCAGCATCAAATTCTCCCCCGTTTATTATTCTCTTTATGTAAATTTTCTCTCTGCTTATGAAAATATCAGCGTCTTCTCTAGGTAATATTTCTATATTTCTTCTCATCAGTTCATCTCTTATCTTGTGTATAGCTGGATAGACTGTATCTATTAGATCTACTTTTACAGCGCAACCTGTAGCAAGGGATAGTGGATTCAATCCCATTTTTTTGTACTTATCTAAATTAACTCTAAATTTATCAATCAGCTTATCAATAGCCATCAGTTTAGCATATTCTCCTAAGAAAATAAAAAGTTAGCTATCATAATGTTTATGCATTTTTTGTAAATTTCATTTTAAATAAAAGTAGTTTTGCAAATCAAAAAATCCAATAAATTTAAATTCTCAATAAAAGGTTTAGATTATGATGCTAATAACTGAGAGAAGGTCTCCCTTTTATCCAAATATACAAGATGTACCACCATCAGTAATTAGAAAACTCACCAAGAACAAGGCAATTACACTAATTGATATTAGACAACCTTGGGAATACGAGGATCACCATATACCAGGGTCAATATTATTACCTTTGGATTACTTTGAAGAATTGTTTCCCCTAATATTAAATAATAAACACGTAGCAATTGTATGTGAGCACGCAAATAGGTCTACTTGGTTAGTTTATACTAAACCTTCCCTATTTAAAGAAGTAAAAGTTTACAATATGTTAGGTGGAATAGAATTATGGATGATGATGGGCTATGAAGTTGAAAAAGGGATGGATGAAAATGGCACACTATGGTATAAATTACTAACTAAAAATTTACGATAGAACTACTTTTTGCATATAGCGAAAGTCTTAAGAAATACGAATAAAAACATTAAATGATGGAAAGACTTCCGCCCTCAGCAAAGCTTGTATTAAAGGTTATATTGGAGAAGAAGGTAATTAGATTTAAAGAATTACAAGAGCAAACTAAATTACCCACACGTACATTAAGATATGCTCTAAGAGTACTTAGGGAAAAAGGCTTAATAAAAACATTACCTTGTTTAGATGATGCAAGAGAAAGAATGTATTCAGTATATGAGATAGACGAGTGCTATAAACTGTTTAACGATTAGAACTCTTCCATTTCTTCTGCGTACATTTCTTCTTCTAATTCTTCCTTAATGTTTTTCTTTATTTCCTCTAAATGTTCTAATACTTCCTTGAGATTTCCATATTTTGTAGGAATATACTTTAATCTACCGTATGACATCATATAAGAGCCTGGGCATAAGAACTTAGGGCCTACCACTATTGCATCGGCATTTAAATCTAAAATTACTGACATTGTAGCTTCCTTGCTGCCTACCCCAGGATTCTCATATTGTTCAACTTCCCTTTTCTCCTCATCAATGATTCCTATAATTTCCGCTTCATCGAGAGGTTTTAATTGTTGTGACCTATCATATGTTAAAACTATTCTCATACGCCTCTATTCCAAAGCATTTCTTAAATATTTTGTGATCAATAGATTTAGAAAAATTAGGAAAAAAATCTACTTAGTACTAAATTCCTTTCCAATAGCTCTAATTACAGTAAAGATAACTCCTAAACCTCTTTGAATTTCAGGGTCAGATAACAACCTAACGATACTTCCTAATGAAACTCGTGGTGGCGATTCTAAAGTCTTCTTTACCTCTTCGGAAGTGATAGCTCTCATTATCCTATACGGTACATTGCTAAGGGTTATCTCAAAGAAATCCATAGCCCTTGGGTAAACCTCTAAAAACTGAGATACATAAGTCGATAGATGAGTGATAGCTTCATCATTCAACATATCGCGTAATGTCTTTACTACATAGGCCATATCAAAGGCAACATCTAATGCTCCATTTCTATCCAATTCCTCTATTTTATTTAAAACGTTTTCTATAAGTCTCATTTTCTTCACAGTTGACTTTATGGACTTTAAAGTCTCATCGTCAATTTCTCTCATTATTTCTAATGAATTAGAAATATACCTTCCTAGATTCTGTATAGCATCATCGTTCAACATATCACGAAAACTCTTAACAACATAAGCAGAATTCATTAAAACGTCTAAGGTACCATCATTTTTCATATCTTCCAATCTCACTAAGAGATCATTAACAACACTAGATTTATCTAATAATGTCTTTACTGGCTCAGCCTTTTCAGTTATAAGCTTCATTATTTCTAATGAAGAAGAAACTGTAGAGGCTAGATTCTGTATAGCCTCATCGTTCAACATATCACGAAGCGTTCTTACTGTATATACCATGTTAATTAGTACATCAAAAGTCCCATCTTCTTTCAACATCTTCAATTTATTAATGAAGTCCACTAACACATCAGCGTTTTCCATAATCTCCATTGTATTTTCAAAGATTTTCGGCTTTGAGATAGCTTTGCCAAATTCTAAAAGCGAGGAAGCTATGTTACCTAGATTCTGTATAGCCTCATCGTTCAACAT of Sulfolobus sp. E5-1-F contains these proteins:
- the cutB gene encoding glyceraldehyde dehydrogenase subunit beta, translating into MYPPDFTYVRVSSIEEATKFLDSHDDARPLAGGQSLIPMLKLRVISPNYIVDLNPITSLSYVRSSYNSTKIGALTRYNEILKNDLVRVNVPLLHQAVKVVGDMQVRNLGTIGGSAANADPSADIPTVLTALNAEIVLSSASGNRSVNALDFFKGAFTTDLRKGEIISEIVLPNLEGYQTTYRKVVRRAGDLALVSLALAIKLRQNEVEDIRLAYGGVGEKPFRALEVEKNAIGKRLNNDLIEEIVNKVSSQINPPSDTRGSSWYRKEVVKVITRKALKEVSG
- a CDS encoding SelD-related putative sulfur metabolism protein; the encoded protein is MAIDKLIDKFRVNLDKYKKMGLNPLSLATGCAVKVDLIDTVYPAIHKIRDELMRRNIEILPREDADIFISREKIYIKRIINGGEFDADRAISLIQVNQETAGSPDKFAEFLLNVYTSIKTNRKLTIGKGHSIVTSNPKGEVAVLDLFRLDGEKEKSYTVANNDTIQIVDPLDDPGSQMQVDVAISNSLNDLFTKGVFQDLRMIPVVDAPTEDLKEQLLRNAENYSRQYSIELLSDIQPNSKTLMIGATVIGKSDHELPTYYNRVNENMEILVTRPVGELTPINVFMWMLTVPELIEDMEARGITIQRVEEAKRKALTYMRKPNTDVAKIIYDHLPPFGGSFDENSHIAMTTDVTGPGLFVIKEFAEKAQVDVELFDIPVIDPDIHEFATENFIIPNSTAGTNGAIVIFAHKKVIDEIFDELKRKSQEPHIIGKVIGKGNGSVIVPPTITKYIHRNNVLKQFKIK
- a CDS encoding rhodanese-like domain-containing protein, coding for MMLITERRSPFYPNIQDVPPSVIRKLTKNKAITLIDIRQPWEYEDHHIPGSILLPLDYFEELFPLILNNKHVAIVCEHANRSTWLVYTKPSLFKEVKVYNMLGGIELWMMMGYEVEKGMDENGTLWYKLLTKNLR
- a CDS encoding winged helix-turn-helix transcriptional regulator — encoded protein: MERLPPSAKLVLKVILEKKVIRFKELQEQTKLPTRTLRYALRVLREKGLIKTLPCLDDARERMYSVYEIDECYKLFND
- a CDS encoding DUF1641 domain-containing protein → MQTINLEKLASKIDEKKIDELAELIDLTPALNEALKKVSELKESGALDAIVNSAYVVKSFRDMLNDEAIQNLGNIASSLLEFGKAISKPKIFENTMEIMENADVLVDFINKLKMLKEDGTFDVLINMVYTVRTLRDMLNDEAIQNLASTVSSSLEIMKLITEKAEPVKTLLDKSSVVNDLLVRLEDMKNDGTLDVLMNSAYVVKSFRDMLNDDAIQNLGRYISNSLEIMREIDDETLKSIKSTVKKMRLIENVLNKIEELDRNGALDVAFDMAYVVKTLRDMLNDEAITHLSTYVSQFLEVYPRAMDFFEITLSNVPYRIMRAITSEEVKKTLESPPRVSLGSIVRLLSDPEIQRGLGVIFTVIRAIGKEFSTK